The following are encoded in a window of Castanea sativa cultivar Marrone di Chiusa Pesio chromosome 5, ASM4071231v1 genomic DNA:
- the LOC142636946 gene encoding bifunctional riboflavin kinase/FMN phosphatase, which translates to MLTWHILTGIRLKKCTGSYNPVIFSANSNGNGKANLAPQEKEKGKGKLNSITKHKHSVRASPQNGSIAVTGGFTVKMSIAKPLKKLASCVILDLDGTLINTDALLSDVLGGFLSKYGKQWDGREVHKTLGKTPLEAAAAIVEAYGLPCTSNEFISAINPLYSEKWCNIKAQPGANRLIKHFGGHGVPMALASNSPRENVEGKISFHQGWKESFSVIIGGDEVASGKPSPDIYLEAAKKLNVEPSSCLVIEDSIPGVTAGKAAGMEVVAVPSIPKQSHLYTSADEVINSLLDLKPEKWGLPPFQDWVEGTLPIESWYIGGPVIKGLGRGSKVLGIPTANLSTEGYSTVLSEHPSGVYFGWAGLSTKGVFKMVMSIGWNPYFNNPEKTIEPWLLHDFAEDFYGEDLRLVIVGYIRSEANFPSIESLIAKIHEDGRIAEKALDLPIYSTYRDDPYLKSCVKDSSHL; encoded by the exons atgttgaCGTGGCATATCCTCACTGGAATACGCTTAAAGAAATGCACAGGCAGCTATAACCCGGTAATTTTCTCAGCCAATTCCAACGGAAACGGGAAAGCAAATCTCGCTCCtcaggaaaaggaaaagggaaagggaAAACTCAATTCCattacaaaacacaaacactctGTTCGTGCTTCACCTCA AAATGGGAGCATAGCTGTAACTGGAGGATTTACTGTTAAAATGTCAATCGCGAAGCCATTAAAGAAGTTAGCATCGTGTGTTATCCTTGATTTGGATGGGACACTTATTAATACAG ATGCCCTTTTAAGTGATGTTTTGGGCGGTTTCTTGAGTAAGTATGGAAAGCAATGGGATGGGAGAGAAGTTCATAAGACTTTAGGAAAGACACCACTTGAAGCTGCAGCTGCTATTGTGGAAGCTTATGGTCTTCCCTGCACTTCAAATGAATTTATTTCAGCAATCAACCCACTTTACTCTGAGAA GTGGTGCAACATTAAAGCACAGCCGGGTGCCAATCGTTTAATTAAGCATTTTGGTGGTCATGGGGTCCCAATGGCATTGGCTTCAAACTCTCCAAGGGAAAATGTAGAAGGaaaaatttcttttcatcaAG GATGGAAGGAATCCTTCTCTGTCATCATTGGTGGTGATGAAGTGGCATCTGGGAAACCATCTCCTGATAT ATATCTTGAAgcagctaaaaagctaaatgtTGAACCCTCTAGCTGCCTAGTCATTGAGGATTCTAT ACCAGGTGTTACCGCTGGTAAGGCTGCTGGAATGGAAGTTGTTGCTGTACCATCCATTCCCAAACAATCCCATCTTTACACTTCAGCAGATGAGGTGATCAACTCTCTGCTTGATTTGAAACCTGAAAAGTGGGGCTTACCTCCATTTCAAGATT GGGTAGAGGGTACTTTGCCAATAGAATCCTGGTACATTGGTGGACCTGTCATTAAGGGGCTTGGTCGGGGCTcaaaggtacttgggattcctacAG CTAATCTATCTACCGAAGGTTATTCAACTGTCCTTTCAGAGCATCCCTCGGGGGTATATTTTGGTTGGGCTGGATTATCAACCAAAGgtgtttttaaaatggtcatGAGTATTGGGTGGAATCCATATTTTAACAACCCAGAAAAGACCATA GAGCCATGGTTGCTTCATGACTTTGCTGAAGATTTCTATGGGGAGGATTTGCGTCTTGTTATTGTTGGTTATATACGATCTGAG GCCAATTTTCCGAGCATTGAGAGCCTGATAGCAAAGATTCATGAGGACGGGAGAATTGCAGAGAAAGCTCTTGATCTTCCAATATATTCAACTTACAGGGATGATCCATATTTGAAAAGCTGTGTCAAGGATAGCAGTCATTTATAA